TGGCGGTACGCAGGAAGCACTTGGCAACGCCTTCATCGCCGCGCTGGAGGAGCAATCGGGCGGTGAAATGACCGGCAAGCTGTTTCTGAACGGCCAGCTGGGCGATGAACAGGACACCGTGACCGCCGCTGCCACCGGCACGCTGGATTTCTCGATCCTCGCGATCAATAATATCACCCCGTTCTCGCCCTCTGTCGGGACGTTGACGCTTCCTTATGTTATTCTCAGCCAGGATGACGCTGAAACTGTGACACAGGGCGAAATCGGTCAGCAGATGATCGAGCAAACCATTGAAGATGCCGGGGTCCGCATCATCGGTTGGGGTTATTCCGGCTTCCGCGTGCTGACCAATTCCAGCAAGCCGGTTTCGACCGTGGAGGACCTGCAAGGTCTGGTCATCCGCGTCCCCAAGAACGAGATCATGATCGAGACCTATAAAAGCTGGGGCATCAACCCGACCCCGATGGCCTGGGGCGAAACCTTCGCCGCGCTTCAGCAAAAAGTCGTAGATGGGCAGGACAACCCCTACATGACTGTCTATGCGATGAAATTCGACGAGGTGCAGAAATATATCACCAATCTGCGCTACCTCTTCTCGATCGAGCCGCTGGTTATCTCGGAAGCGCTGTTCGAAAGCATGAGCGAGGAACAGCAGCAGCAGGTTCTGGCCGCAGGCGAGGCCGCGACCGAAGCCTCGGCAGAATTCCTGCGCGCAGAGGAGACCAAAATCCGTGATGAGCTGGTCTCGCGCGGGATGGAGATCACCGATCCGGCCGATGAGGAAGCCGAGTTCATCGAACTGGCCACCAGCAATGTCTGGCCCAAATTCTATGACCAGATCGGCGGCAAAGAGGTGCTGGACAACGTCCTGACCTCGCTCGGCCGCGAACCGACCGCCGAGTAATCCCGTCCATCTTTGCAAACGGCGCGCGACGGGTTCGCGCGCCAGAACCTTCCCGAGGTCCGTCATGACTGCGCTCTGGTCGTTTCTCGACCGATTTGAAAGCCATGTCTGCCGTATCCTGCTGGCGATCTTCGTCACGCTGCTGTTCGTGCAGATCATTTCCCGCCAGATATTCGGCACTTCGATCACCTGGATCGAGGAATTGTCGGTGATCCTGTTCGTCTGGTTCGCCTATTTCGGGGCGTCCTATGCCGCACGGATGGCGGCCCATAACCGGGTGACATTCCACCTCAACAAGCTGCCGCGTGAACGCGCCCGCATGATCGAGGCTTTAGGCGATCTGTTCTGGATCGGCTTCAACCTGGTGTTCATCTGGAATGCGGTCGAGTTCATCAGCCGTCTCAAACCCTTCGTCAAGGCGCAGACGCTGGGCTGGGAAATGCGCTATGTCTACATGGCCCTGCCCATTGCCTTCGTGCTGATGACGCTTCGCATCTTGCAGGTGAACTACCTCAAGCTGGTCCGGGGGATCGACCCCAGTGATCCTGATCGCGTCACCGTCGAGGCTGTGCTGGAGCTGGCCGAGGACGAAAAACGCGCCTTTGAACAGCAGGAGCGCCGCTGATGGAAGACCTGCTCATTGAAATCCTGTTCGGCACATTCGCACTGCTGATGCTGCTGGGCGCGCCGATCACCGTGGCGCTTGGCGTCTCGTCGCTGGCAGCGATGTTGTACCTCGGCGACAACCCGATCAAGATGGTGCAGATGGCATGGTCCTCTGTCGGGTCATTCCCGCTGATGGCGCTGCCGGCCTTCATCCTCGCAGGTGCGCTGATGGAGGCCGCGGGCCTCAGCCGCCGCCTGATCAATGTGGCCGAAAGTCTGGCAGGGCCGTTCACCGGCGGGCTTTCTGCCGCGACCGTCATGGCCTGCCTGTTCTTTGGCGCCATCTCGGGCTCAGGGCCCGCCACGACCGCCGCCGTTGGCATGCTGATGATACCGGCAATGGTCCGGCAGGGTTACGGCGCGGGCTACGCGGCCTCGGTCACGGCTGCGGCCGGGGGGCTGGGCATTGTCATCCCGCCTTCGATCCCGATGGTCATCTATGGCATCTCGGCTATGGGCATGCAGCCGCCGCCCGAAGCGGTCGAGACCTACGGCAGCTTCCAGTCGGTCTCGATCTCAAAGCTGTTCATCGCCGGTTTTCTGCCTGGTGTCGTCATGGCCGGCGGGCTGCTGACCATGAACTATATCCGCTGCCGGATGCGCGGTTTTCACGGCTCAAGCCATTCGCTGTCCATGCGCAATGTTACCCGGGCATGTTTTCAGGGGTTCTGGGCGCTGATGGCTCCGGTCGTGATCCTTGGCGGCATCTATACCGGCTATTTCACACCGACCGAGGCCGCCATTGTCGCGATTTTCTACACGCTGTTCGTCGGCGTCGTGATCTATCGTGAGTTGGACTTGCGCGAGGTGATCAAATCGCTGGATACCACGACATGGCTGTCCGGTCGGGTTCTCCTGGTTCTCTTTACCGCGACGATCTTTGGTCGACTGCTGGTCGAGAACAACATTCCCGGCGTCATCGCCGACAGCATACTGGGCGTGACCACCAATCTATATTTGATCTGGGCCATGGTCATCGCGCTGCTGCTGATCGTCGGCATGTTCATGGAGACGCTGGCCGCCATTATGATCCTGGTCCCGGTGATGCTGCCGGTGGCCTATACGATGGGCATCGACCCGATCCATTTCGGCATCGTGATGATCTGCACGCTGTCTGTGGGCTTCCAGACGCCGCCGCTGGGGGAAAACCTGTTTATCGCCTCGGGCATCTCGGGCGTCTCGATCGAACGGATCAGCCTGCGCGCAATCCCCTTTGCGATCGCCTCTGTCACCGCAATTTTCGTCATCGCCGCATTCCCGGGCATCGCTTTGTGGCTGCCCCGGATCCTCGGCTACTAATGCAGGAGCAATTCATGTCCAACAAACTTACCGAAGCCGATCTGAAGGCGACATTCGAGGCGTTTAACCGCCACGACATAGATGCCGTGATGGCGCATTTCGCCGATGATTGCGTGTTCTTCACCGTCGCCGGAGACCACGAATACGGCAACCGGATCGAAGGCAAGGCAGAAATTGCCAGGGCATTCGAGGGCGTCTGGACGGCCATGCCGGATGTCGAATGGGCTGAACACTCGCATTTCATGTCCGAAGACGGCAGCCGTGGCGTCAGCCAGTGGACATTCCGCGCCACCAATCCGGACGGCACCCGGACCGAAGTGCAGGGTGCCGATCTGTTCCGCATCCGCGACGGCAAGATCGTTGAGAAACAGGCGATCCGCAAGCAGCGCCCCGCAATTCCGGCAAGCTGAGAAGGGGCGCGTTCATGCAATTATCACAGCAACGCAGGGCCTCGAAGCCCTATGACCCGCTCTATGACCCGATGACCGCCAAGGGGCTGGGGCCGGGCAACGACTATGCGCCGACCTACTGGATCGCGACCGCCGACGACGCGCCGCAGGATGATGGCCCGGTCACAAGCGATCTTGATGCCGATGTGGTGGTGATCGGTTCGGGCTATACCGGCCTGTCCTGTGCCATTCATCTGGCCAAGGAACACGGCATCAAGGCCACGGTGCTGGAGGCGAACGGGGTGGCCTATGGCTGCTCGACCCGCAATGGCGGTCAGGCGCAGATCAGCTCAGGCCGGCTCAAGCGCAGCCAGTGGATCGATCGCTGGGGTCTGGATGTCGCAAAGCGGCTGCATGCCGAGGTGGTCGAGGCATTTGCCCTGTTCACCGGTCTCATTCGTGATCACGCCATTGCCTGTGAACCGCAGGAAGGCGGGCACTACTATATCGCGCACAAGGCTTCGGTGATGCCTTCACTGGAAAGCGAAACCCGCCTGCTCAACGATACCTTCGGTTATGCCGCCCGGATGATGTCGCGCGAGGAACTGCACGACAGCGTCGCCCGCGACATGGAAGCACATGGTGCGATGTGGGAACCCGACGGTACCGCAGTTCACGCCGCGAAACTCGCCTTCGGCTATTTGCGTGTCGCGCGCGAACTGGGCGCCAAGGTCCATACCGACAGCCCGGTTGAGGGATGGGAGTATCGGGACGGCATCCACCATCTGCGCACGCCCGGCGGCACGGTCCGTGCGCGTCGCGTGGCTGTGGCAACGGCGGCCTATGCGCCGCGCAGCCTGCACCCGCAGTTGCGCGACCGGCTGATGCCGATCATGTCAAACAGCATCGTCACCCGCGAACTGACCGGGGACGAGCGTGAAGCCATCGGCATCCGCACCGGCTCGCCGTTGACCGATACGCGGACGCTTCGCCATTATTATCGGCTGCTGCCCGACAACCGGCTGCAAATCGGCTCGCGCGCCGCGATTACCGGTCGCGATGCCGCCAACCCGGCGCATCTCAACGCGCTGCGCGACGGTATGGCACGTAAGTTCCCGGCGCTGCGCGGGATAGAGCTGGACCATAGCTGGTGGGGCTGGGTCGATGTCAGCCATGACATGATGCCCCGCATCACCGGCATGCCCGACTTGCCCGGCGCATATTACGCGCTCGGCTATGGCGGCAATGGGGTGATGTATTCCGCAATGGCCGGCCGGCGCATGGCGCAGCTGGTGGCGGGTGAAGCCATCCCCAAACTGCCGATCTTCAATACCGAATTGCCGCATGAGGGCTGGAAGACGCCCTTCCGGCGGCTGGGGCAGAGGGGCCTCTACCACTACTACCACTTCCGTGACGAGCGCAAATAAGGAGCGACGCCCATGAAAATGACCACTGAAGAAGCCTTCGTCAAAACCTTGCAGATGCACGGGATCGAACATGCCTTTGGCATTATAGGCTCGGCCATGATGCCGGTCAGCGACCTGTTTCCCAAGGCGGGCATCACCTTCTGGGACTGCGCGCATGAAACCAATGCCGGGCTGATGGCGGACGGCTTCACCCGCTCAACCGGCAAGATGTCGATGGCGATCGCCCAGAACGGGCCGGGCGTCACCGGCTTCGTCACGCCCGTGAAGACCGCCTACTGGAACCACACGCCGCTGTTGCTGGTCACACCGCAGGCCGCCAACAAGACCATCGGCCAGGGCGGGTTCCAGGAGATGGAGCAGATGCGGCTGTTTGCCGATGCGGTCTGCTATCAGGAGGAAGTTCGCGACGCGACGCGCATCCCCGAGGTCCTGAACCGCGTTATCATGATGGCCTGGCGTAACTCCGCGCCCGCGCAGATGAACATCCCGCGCGACTTCTGGACCCAGGTGATCGACGTGGACCTGCCACAGGTCGTGGCGTTTGAACGCCCCGCTGGCGGCGAAGACGCCGTGGCCGAGGCCGCGAGACTGCTTTCCGATGCGAATTTCCCGGTTATCCTGTCCGGCGCGGGCGTCGTCCTGTCGGGCGCGATTCCCGATCTGGTGAAACTGGCCGAGCGTCTGGATGCGCCCGTCGCCTCGAACTACCAGCACAATGACAGCTTCCCGGGCTCGCACCCGCTGGCGCTTGGCCCGTTGGGATATAACGGCAGCAAAGCGGGGATGGAGATCATCGCCAAGGCCGATGTCGTGCTGGCGCTCGGCACCCGGCTCAACCCGTTCTCGACCTTGCCGGGATACGGCATCGACTACTGGCCCAAGGATGCGAAAATCATTCAGGTCGATATCAATGCCGACCGGATCGGGCTGACCAAGCGCGTGACCGTCGGCATTCAGGGCGACGCGGGCAAGGTTGCGCGCGGTATTCTGGCACAACTCTCACCGTCCGCGGGCGATGCCGGCCGTGCGGATCGGAAGGCACTGGTCGCACATACCAAATCCCGCTGGGCACAAGAGCTTTCCAGCCTCGATCACGAAGACGACGATCCCGGCAGCGAATGGAACTCGGACGCGCGCAGCCGTGACGCCGATATGATGAGCCCGCGTCAGGCATGGCGCGCAATCATGCAGGCGGTGCCTACTGATGCCATCGTATCCTCCGACATCGGCAATAACTGCGCCATCGGCAATGCCTATCCGACCTTTGAAGCGGGCCGGAAATACCTTGCACCTGGTCTGTTCGGCCCCTGCGGCTATGGTTTCCCGGCGATCCTTGGTGCCAAGATCGGTAATCCCGACACGCCGGTGATCGGTTTTGCCGGGGACGGTGCCTTCGGGATCTCCATGAACGAGATGACCGCCTGTGGCCGTGACGACTGGCCCGCGATCACAATGGTCGTCTTCCGCAACTACCAGTGGGGCGCGGAAAAGCGGAATACGACGCTGTGGTATGACAACAACTTCGTCGGCACCGAACTGGACCGCGGCACCTCCTATGCCGGGATCGCCGAGGCTTGCGGCTCGACCGGGGTTCAGGTGCGCTCGACCGAGGAACTGACGACCGCGCTCCATGATGCGGTTGAGCGGCAGATGAAAGAGGGCAAGACCACGTTCATTGAGGTTCTGCTGAATCAGGAACTGGGGAAGCCTTTCCGCCGTGATGCGATGAAAAAGCCCGTCATCGTCGCCGGTATAGATGCCGGTGATATGCGTCCGCAGAAAGGTGCTGCCTGAGCACTGCCCAAACGGCTCCGGCGCCCCAATGCGTCGGAGCCATGACATCTTGTGGAGATTGCTATGAGCAGCATTGCCATGCGAACGCCCGATCTTGAATGGCTGAAACCAATGTTTCCGGGCTTCGCAGTTTCCGCTTTGGTCGCGGTCAGTGCGCAATTTCTGTCCGATCATTACGGCGCGCCAGCGATGCTTCTGGCGCTGCTGTTAGGGCTCGCCCTGAACTTCCTGTCCGAGGCTGGCACGCGAACGGCACCGGGGATCGAATTTACTGCCCGAACCGTTCTTCGGCTGGGGGTGGCGCTGCTGGGTGCGCGGATCAGCGTCGACATGCTCGCCGGTCTGGGCGCGCCTGCCATCGCGCTGGTCGTCTCAGGCGTCGTGCTGACCATCCTGTTTGCACTAGTGATGACTCGCTTTGTCGGGCGGGGCTGGCGTTTCGCGCTGCTGACCGGCGGCTCTGTTGCGATCTGCGGTGCCTCGGCAGCAATGGCCATCGCTGCCGTGCTGCCCCGGCATGAAAAATCCGAGCGCGATCTGGTGTTCACGGTGCTGTCGGTGACGGTGCTTTCGACTGTGGCAATGGTCCTTTATCCGATGATCTCGAACGCCTTCGGATTCACCCCGCGCGATTCCGGCGTGTTCATCGGGGGCACCATCCATGACGTGGCTCAGGTGGTCGGCGCGGGCTTCTCGATCAGCCCCGAGACCGGCGAAACCGCGACATTGGTCAAGCTGATCCGCGTCTCGATGCTGGCGCCGGTGGTTCTGTCCTTCTCGCTGATCATCCGCGTGCGCGGGCTGGCTGACACCGTCGCGGGCAAGCGACCACCCTTGCTGCCGGGCTTCGTCCTGGGCTTTCTACTTCTGGCGGCAGCGAATTCCATCGGGCTGATCCCGGCTTTTGTCGCGGATCTTGCGGGTGCGCTCAGCCGCTGGGCGCTACTGATCGCCATCGCCGCGGTCGGCATCAAGACCTCGCTTGGCCGTATGGTCGAGGTAGGTGGCGGTGCCATCGCCATCATGATCGCCGAGACGGTCTTTCTGGGCGTTTTCGTTGTCGCCGGGCTGCATCTGCTGGCCTAGACCGCCGGTCGGTGCGGGCACGGGCGCAACGTTCGCTGCCTGTGTACATGCTGTGTACGCGCTGTGCGCGGCCCGTGCACGCCCGGTGCGGCCCGAAACACCAGCATTTGCGGGCTGGATCGCATCCCTCTTCTTTTTATGCGCAATACGCAACGCACGCAGCTGTTGCCCAGTCGAAAGGCCAGTACAATGAAGCCGCTCAACCGCATCTTTCAGATCGCCCGCGATAATCCGCGCCATATCATCCTGCCCGAGGGCGATGATCCCCGCGTGGTCGAGGCAGCACTGCGCCTGACCTCCGAGGGGTTGGCGCGCGTGACCCTGATGAACGGCCCCGACCTGCCTGGTATAGCCTCAATTGCACCCTCCGAAGCCCCTGATCTGGCGGAGCTTGCTACCCTTTGGCACAAGATGCGGGCGGCCCGGGGCATGACCGCCGAACGCGCGCTTGAAGAGATGCAAGACCCGATCCGACAGGCCGCGATGCGGGTACGACTGGGACAAGCGGACGGCACGGTTGGGGGCGCCGTGGCGACCACCGCCGACACTGTGCGCGCGGCGTTGCAGGTGATCGGGAAGGCGCCCGATGCAGGTATCGTCAGCAGTTTTTTCCTGATGCTGTCCTGTGGTCCTGATGCCCCGATCAAGGGCGGATTGATCTTCGCCGATTGTGGCCTCGTGGTCGACCCCGATGCCGCCCAACTCGCCGCCATCGCCCGCTCGGCCGCGCAATCCTGCCAGAAATTGCTGGCCGAAACACCGCGCGTTGCACTGCTTTCCTTTTCGACTGCGGGTTCGGCGGATCACCCCAGCCTCGGAAAACTGCGCGAAGCACTGGCACTGATCCGCGCCGCCGAACCGGACCTGGAGGTCGACGGCGAACTGCAGTTCGACGCGGCGCTGGACGATGCGATCCGTGCAAGCAAAGCCCCACGCAGCCGGCTGTCGGGCCGCCCGAACGTGTTCATTTTTCCTGACCTCGCGTCGGGAAATATCGGCTACAAGATCGCACAACGCTTGGGCGGCCTGAGCGCCATCGGACCAATCCTGCAAGGTCTCGCCAAACCGGCAAACGATCTCTCACGCGGTTGTTCCGTCGACGACATCGTCGCCGCGACAGCCGTCACGACAGTGCAGTCGTTTGCCAGCCCTCCAATGCCACGCGCTTATGAGACCTGTGTACCGATACTTCCGGAGCTGAAGGACT
The genomic region above belongs to Paracoccus sp. SCSIO 75233 and contains:
- the pta gene encoding phosphate acetyltransferase — protein: MKPLNRIFQIARDNPRHIILPEGDDPRVVEAALRLTSEGLARVTLMNGPDLPGIASIAPSEAPDLAELATLWHKMRAARGMTAERALEEMQDPIRQAAMRVRLGQADGTVGGAVATTADTVRAALQVIGKAPDAGIVSSFFLMLSCGPDAPIKGGLIFADCGLVVDPDAAQLAAIARSAAQSCQKLLAETPRVALLSFSTAGSADHPSLGKLREALALIRAAEPDLEVDGELQFDAALDDAIRASKAPRSRLSGRPNVFIFPDLASGNIGYKIAQRLGGLSAIGPILQGLAKPANDLSRGCSVDDIVAATAVTTVQSFASPPMPRAYETCVPILPELKD
- a CDS encoding TRAP transporter substrate-binding protein, which translates into the protein MTTAVHAAEYRIAVGDGAGGTQEALGNAFIAALEEQSGGEMTGKLFLNGQLGDEQDTVTAAATGTLDFSILAINNITPFSPSVGTLTLPYVILSQDDAETVTQGEIGQQMIEQTIEDAGVRIIGWGYSGFRVLTNSSKPVSTVEDLQGLVIRVPKNEIMIETYKSWGINPTPMAWGETFAALQQKVVDGQDNPYMTVYAMKFDEVQKYITNLRYLFSIEPLVISEALFESMSEEQQQQVLAAGEAATEASAEFLRAEETKIRDELVSRGMEITDPADEEAEFIELATSNVWPKFYDQIGGKEVLDNVLTSLGREPTAE
- the xsc gene encoding sulfoacetaldehyde acetyltransferase codes for the protein MKMTTEEAFVKTLQMHGIEHAFGIIGSAMMPVSDLFPKAGITFWDCAHETNAGLMADGFTRSTGKMSMAIAQNGPGVTGFVTPVKTAYWNHTPLLLVTPQAANKTIGQGGFQEMEQMRLFADAVCYQEEVRDATRIPEVLNRVIMMAWRNSAPAQMNIPRDFWTQVIDVDLPQVVAFERPAGGEDAVAEAARLLSDANFPVILSGAGVVLSGAIPDLVKLAERLDAPVASNYQHNDSFPGSHPLALGPLGYNGSKAGMEIIAKADVVLALGTRLNPFSTLPGYGIDYWPKDAKIIQVDINADRIGLTKRVTVGIQGDAGKVARGILAQLSPSAGDAGRADRKALVAHTKSRWAQELSSLDHEDDDPGSEWNSDARSRDADMMSPRQAWRAIMQAVPTDAIVSSDIGNNCAIGNAYPTFEAGRKYLAPGLFGPCGYGFPAILGAKIGNPDTPVIGFAGDGAFGISMNEMTACGRDDWPAITMVVFRNYQWGAEKRNTTLWYDNNFVGTELDRGTSYAGIAEACGSTGVQVRSTEELTTALHDAVERQMKEGKTTFIEVLLNQELGKPFRRDAMKKPVIVAGIDAGDMRPQKGAA
- a CDS encoding TRAP transporter small permease; this encodes MTALWSFLDRFESHVCRILLAIFVTLLFVQIISRQIFGTSITWIEELSVILFVWFAYFGASYAARMAAHNRVTFHLNKLPRERARMIEALGDLFWIGFNLVFIWNAVEFISRLKPFVKAQTLGWEMRYVYMALPIAFVLMTLRILQVNYLKLVRGIDPSDPDRVTVEAVLELAEDEKRAFEQQERR
- a CDS encoding TRAP transporter large permease; translation: MEDLLIEILFGTFALLMLLGAPITVALGVSSLAAMLYLGDNPIKMVQMAWSSVGSFPLMALPAFILAGALMEAAGLSRRLINVAESLAGPFTGGLSAATVMACLFFGAISGSGPATTAAVGMLMIPAMVRQGYGAGYAASVTAAAGGLGIVIPPSIPMVIYGISAMGMQPPPEAVETYGSFQSVSISKLFIAGFLPGVVMAGGLLTMNYIRCRMRGFHGSSHSLSMRNVTRACFQGFWALMAPVVILGGIYTGYFTPTEAAIVAIFYTLFVGVVIYRELDLREVIKSLDTTTWLSGRVLLVLFTATIFGRLLVENNIPGVIADSILGVTTNLYLIWAMVIALLLIVGMFMETLAAIMILVPVMLPVAYTMGIDPIHFGIVMICTLSVGFQTPPLGENLFIASGISGVSIERISLRAIPFAIASVTAIFVIAAFPGIALWLPRILGY
- a CDS encoding nuclear transport factor 2 family protein — its product is MSNKLTEADLKATFEAFNRHDIDAVMAHFADDCVFFTVAGDHEYGNRIEGKAEIARAFEGVWTAMPDVEWAEHSHFMSEDGSRGVSQWTFRATNPDGTRTEVQGADLFRIRDGKIVEKQAIRKQRPAIPAS
- a CDS encoding FAD-binding oxidoreductase produces the protein MQLSQQRRASKPYDPLYDPMTAKGLGPGNDYAPTYWIATADDAPQDDGPVTSDLDADVVVIGSGYTGLSCAIHLAKEHGIKATVLEANGVAYGCSTRNGGQAQISSGRLKRSQWIDRWGLDVAKRLHAEVVEAFALFTGLIRDHAIACEPQEGGHYYIAHKASVMPSLESETRLLNDTFGYAARMMSREELHDSVARDMEAHGAMWEPDGTAVHAAKLAFGYLRVARELGAKVHTDSPVEGWEYRDGIHHLRTPGGTVRARRVAVATAAYAPRSLHPQLRDRLMPIMSNSIVTRELTGDEREAIGIRTGSPLTDTRTLRHYYRLLPDNRLQIGSRAAITGRDAANPAHLNALRDGMARKFPALRGIELDHSWWGWVDVSHDMMPRITGMPDLPGAYYALGYGGNGVMYSAMAGRRMAQLVAGEAIPKLPIFNTELPHEGWKTPFRRLGQRGLYHYYHFRDERK
- a CDS encoding YeiH family protein, with product MSSIAMRTPDLEWLKPMFPGFAVSALVAVSAQFLSDHYGAPAMLLALLLGLALNFLSEAGTRTAPGIEFTARTVLRLGVALLGARISVDMLAGLGAPAIALVVSGVVLTILFALVMTRFVGRGWRFALLTGGSVAICGASAAMAIAAVLPRHEKSERDLVFTVLSVTVLSTVAMVLYPMISNAFGFTPRDSGVFIGGTIHDVAQVVGAGFSISPETGETATLVKLIRVSMLAPVVLSFSLIIRVRGLADTVAGKRPPLLPGFVLGFLLLAAANSIGLIPAFVADLAGALSRWALLIAIAAVGIKTSLGRMVEVGGGAIAIMIAETVFLGVFVVAGLHLLA